The following is a genomic window from Geobacillus subterraneus.
GCGACTGAGCGAGATAGTGGGTGAGCGACATTCTCCCAGCATCTTGCAGCCATCGCCACGCCGGCCGCCCATTGGCTTTCCCGCAAACAAACACAGCAGCAGCAGCGTAGAACACCGCCAAAACCGCGCCGCCAACGTTGTCCTGGATATACATCGTCAACGTGTTGGCCCCGATCCAGTACGGAATCGCTTTTAGCGCCAAGCCGAGGCATAGCGCCACGCCCATGAAGCGGCGCAACGTCGCGGCCGGATAGCGTTCGGCCTCAAGCCAACGCTCTTTGGCGGCGTAGGCGCCGAGAAGGCAAAACGGCAATACAGCCAAGAGCGTAAATAGAAGCCCGCCATCGCTATTGAGATACAACCAATCGTGCCATCGCTGCCAAAACACATCGCGAAACGTTCCACTTTGGTAATGGCGGAGGGCTGCAGCTGCCTCTGCCTCTTTGCCCTCAGTTGCCCCCGTCCATCCGGCCATCATACTTATGGCCAGCAACAACGCTACGAGGCTGTGAAAAAGGAAAAAACCGGCCAGCGCCGCCGTCCGCCACCAGCGCGGCGGGGCGTTTATGAACAAAAGCAACATCAGCCCAGCAAGCGCGTACGGAATTAAAATATCACCAAACCAAAGGCCGAACGCATGAATGGCGCCGAACATCAACAAAAGAAGGAAGCGGCGCAGCAAAATCGGAATCGGCCGCTTCCCGCGCTCGCGCAATCGGTGGCAAAGGATGGCCGTGCCGAATCCGAATAAAAAGGCAAACAGCGGATAGGCGCTCGCTTCAAACAAAAGATCGATGACCGCGGCAACCGCGCGGTTGAGGGCGCTGCCGCCGACGTCTTCCACATATAACGCCGGCGACGAGAAATAGCGCATGTTGACAAGCAAAATGCCAAACAAGGCAAACCCGCGCAGGACGTCAATCGCCGCGATCCGTTCTGCCGATAAAGATGTCACACAACCCCTTCTTTCTATCTTTTCGCTATGCCGAAGGAGGCGGCTCACTCAGCGGGCACCCTCATGTCATCGCCAAACGTTTCGCCCCATTACGGAACAGTCGTCAGCCTTGCACCGCCAAGCCCTCCGCCACATATCATGATCCGCCCTTCTGCCGTTTTCGCTTTCTGTCTCTGTTGTCAGAGCAGCAAGCGCGCACGTCACGCCATCAGTTGACATAGCGCCCCGTTTTTCCTATTGAATCCCAATATTGGCGGCGCAAATGCACTTTTTGAATTTTTCCAGACGCGGTCTTCGGCAGCTCATCCACAAACGTTACACCCGTGATCGCTTTAAAATGGGCCAACTTTTCCCGCGAAAAGGCGATCAGCTCCCCTTCGCTCACCGTATGCCCCGGTCGAACGACGACGAACGCATGCGGCGTTTCCCCCCATTTTTCATGCGGCACGGCGATGACGGCCGCTTCAAGCACAGCCGGATGCTCATAAAGCGCCCCTTCGACTT
Proteins encoded in this region:
- a CDS encoding DUF418 domain-containing protein, with the translated sequence MTSLSAERIAAIDVLRGFALFGILLVNMRYFSSPALYVEDVGGSALNRAVAAVIDLLFEASAYPLFAFLFGFGTAILCHRLRERGKRPIPILLRRFLLLLMFGAIHAFGLWFGDILIPYALAGLMLLLFINAPPRWWRTAALAGFFLFHSLVALLLAISMMAGWTGATEGKEAEAAAALRHYQSGTFRDVFWQRWHDWLYLNSDGGLLFTLLAVLPFCLLGAYAAKERWLEAERYPAATLRRFMGVALCLGLALKAIPYWIGANTLTMYIQDNVGGAVLAVFYAAAAVFVCGKANGRPAWRWLQDAGRMSLTHYLAQSLICTSLFYSYGLGWYGRLNEWQGALLAIGIYAASLWASRRWFARFRFGPVEWLWRWGTYGMRPPFRRQPGQ